tttgagcccctgcccgtctataatcatgtgcacgtccctgccaGTTGCGGTTCATTGGTACACACGCCAGCATTTAGGCATTCAGTCTTTGTGGTAAGCTAGAACCACTGTAGTGAAtccagagaaataaaaaagatctGGGTAAAATAGTAGACAGgcacacagtgaaaacacagatATAGAGGAAGAGATGACGTTTCATCCATTAGTCCACCAGAAAAACTCAGTCCACAGATAGATAATAGGGGGAGATCTAATTTGCATGAAAACATATGTATACTGTAATCTAGTAAAATAAGGATATTCATGTTACTTAAACCAAATACAGGCAAACCAGGGAGGGCAGACCAGATTCTGTTAATCTCTGTGCTTGTCCCCTCCAGTCTCCACCCCTACTTCTCTCATGTACTGTTCATGGCAACAAAGTGTTTTGGTGTATAAAAGTGCTGCCTTCAATGACACGGCTTCACCCGCTATTACAATGATTTACTCTGGACAGGCTTGAGGATCTAATTGAAAGAAAGATATTTTCAAACCTCATTCAACACCGTGTTGTAAATTCACTACAATGGTCACAAATTTAGAGGAAAATGGCCTTGGCCGTGCAAAGTTTTGTCTCCACTGGGTGATGTGAACAATGGAGGCAAGCAGACGCTCTTTAGcatgaggagaggaggcaaaGTTCAGAATAGTTCATTCACATGGTTCGAGGGATGGACCCGTGCGGATAGGATGGCCGGACATAAAGGTGTCAGCTACAATTTACTATTACAATTTGGCCATTAAACTGAAACTCTCATTGACAGTGACTTACAATGAGTACAACAGTTCAGCATTTGTGGATCCAATAATCGCAAGAAGCACAGTAATAAACAAGGGCCAGGGACAACAGCACAATGCTAAGAAGTTGAAGTGGAGTGGAGGAAGCCTGGGTGTAAATCAGAAGGGcaccagaaagagaaacaacatgTGAAAGAGGCCAAAGCACATCTCCCAGTACACCATTTGCCTGTAGAAACACTGGTTCTCATTTAGCAAGCCGAGTGAAGTTTTCTATAAAGTGTTGCATAAACATGCAGTCAAAATTTGCTGCACTGATTAGACTGAAAACATTGTAGTACATACACCATCATCCATTCATCCACCTAGACCAGTACTTCTCAAACAGTGGGGCGTGTCCCCCTGGGCGCGGTGAGTTGTCGGGGGGCCGTGACAGGCAGGGCAGGACGCGAAggtctatttccactggatacgtctgcCCTGCCAGTgaagctgataggtttcactttaggCCACATTTACACATAGCCGAGTATTTAGAGAAACTAATATTTCCCCCCCTCCTTTTTTCAATAATAACATCATGCACACAATCGATGCACACATCGCTTTCAAAAAAGTTGTCATTTACATCAACGACGGTGTATTTATATACACCGTCGAGCGCCATTATAACTATGCCAAACCTATGGGCGGCAGTGATGGGGAGAAGGATAAAGCCAtgcaagccaatcagaatcctCAGAATCGACAACAACGAATAACACGAGCGACTTCCTGttcctttcaaaacaaatatgccgcgaggtttgtttgtgtggacagACAGATAGGGCGCTCACATGACGTTAAGCATTTTCTGGCGCATAATGTGACGTTTGAGAACCTAAAACCCTGTTTCTCTCAGTTGACACGGCAAAACATATAACTGGCATTATCAGAAATCTCCACTTTTTTAGAAATAATcgttttctgtgataaaaacagggTTTTCGTGTAGATGAGACTCAGAACCGCAGGGAAATATCTGCATCTTCCCATGGTGTAAATGGGGCCAGTCTGTGTTAACTTCCGGCAGGTCCGCTGTGCTGTGGATccgctccgtcccagctccagCAGTCCAGAGCCCTCCGGAACAGATACACAAGACTTCTATATCTGGccgatgccggagcacgacgcagcactTCTGCttatccttcggtcgggaactaTGGGGCAGGAAATATGACAATGCCTACATAGACCTTGGGTTTACCATGAACACGGtcggaaatgaggaaagacctatttgtgttttatgcctaaaaactCTGGCAGTGGACAGCATGAaatcattttgataatcaggtgactgtatgcagaatgctgcaactcatacagtggtttatacagataaataaataaatattatcaggtACTCAATAGTATTTCAATTCAGGGGGGGCATGAAAAAAATTCTGTCTTCTGACCTagaccaaggcccaacagtttCCATCTGCGCAGACACCTAAATATAGATGTCTTTAGCAGGATCCATGCAGTATTCCCTGAGAACATAACAGAAAACACTTAACTCACTTATCACTTATCTCTCACTGTCAAGACAGTgaaaaaattcctggatctgttcctttatctggatcagcaccaaaagTTGTCTCTCCTGGGCTAGGACCCagcctccatccaagtttcttAGAAACCCATTCAGCAGtctttgtgtaatcctgttgacaaaccaaccaaccgacaaatacacagacacagatggaAACATCAGCTCCTTGGTGGAGGTGATAACCAGGTCACACAGGACATGAGAGAGGCTTTTTACATGCACTTACTCACAGTTCATTATGTCATTCCACATAACATTTTCAAAGACATTTGAGGTCTTATATACATCTACAGTATGGAGCGAAGGTATTACTAAAAAGTATGTCACTTTATTTATAAATGGTCAGCTGTCGAATTATGAAAACTTTCTTGAAGAGAAATATTTCCTGGTTACATTTAAAGAATTCAGCTTCGTATTTTAGTCCATATCCAGCGGTATATTAGTCTCAATCATAAACTAGCAAAAGAAATACGAGATTCCCAGATTGGTGTACACTCTTTATATATATCGTATTTCTATGATGAGCatcaaatacacaaacagacTTCAAAATAATGTATTCACAGAACAAGGACAATAACATTGGAACTGTCATTTTACTGACATTAATGGACACAAAGTGTGCCTGGTTCCTTTTAGATTACCATAGCAAAGTAAGAGAATTAcatactacataaaatatatccACGAACATGAATATCTCAAGCTGGTTACTCATATTGGAAACACTCATAAATACATACTATAGAAAACAACATACGTAATTTCCACTGATGACATGTGTAATATTATATTACCGATTTTGTAATGATTTTAAGGCATTATTgtgaatctttttattttattagggAGATATATCCATAAAGTGAAATGCATTAATCAGCCCCATCCTTTAAAGTTTGGACTGACATTGATTGTTATTTTGAATCTTTTAATCTGGtgaccaataaaaaaaacatttcagtaacGAATACTGTCAAAGACAGTgaaaaaattcctggatctgtccctttatctaGATCAGCACCAAAAGTTGTCTCTCCTGGGCTAGGACCCagcctccatccaagtttcttAGAAACCCATTCAGCAGtctttgtgtaatcctgctgacaaaccaaccaaccggcaaatacacagacacagatgaaAACGTCTGTTCTATTTCTGTACATATTCATTTAACTCTGCCTTTGCCTGTTGttacttttgttgtttttaaagtatTTGGCCTTTTAggtttattgatagaacagctgaagactgggacaggaaacaggatgagagagaggggagtgacacgcagcaaaagGCCCCAGGTCAGGAGGcaaacccaggtccgctgcagcgaggacaaagagTTTGCACATGGGATgcatgctctaccaactgagctaaacagcgcccctcTTTTGTTCACTGTCACTTATACATTGAACTGACTTACAGTAAAGTACTTTTTTAGAAATGACTGTTAGTTCATGTGACCAGTAGAAGAGCAGGAGCGCCACGGCCCACAGAATCCCTGCCCCTGCAATATTTGTCTGTTTACAGTAAAGACCAAACTGGGACTGAGAGACTGGGAAGCACAAAGACCAAGTGAGGATCACAAAGCAAGAGTACGATGAATCCATCACACCTCttacctttttgtttgtttactagCATACAGCTGATCTCTCGACCACCtacaccacctccaccacctacACTACCTACCACTCTACTGTGTTAACAGTGAGATGTTCACTGACCGCCGCAGCATTTGTTACCCTAAATGTGAGCATGAATCTTATCTCTGACCACACAGTGAACATGCTACTGGCCTACTTCCTTTAGGTTCAGTGCCCTGAAACAAAACTAATCAGTTTGAACTCTGTTTCACCCTCTGTCAGCTCATCTGCCAGGGTCATCAGCCTTCTGCTTTGCTTTCCCTCCTTCTATGGATTCCAGATTTCCTActattttccctttttccctCCAACTTATTGATTCTGTAAGCATAATGGAATGTGTGAgtgcgcttgtgtgtgtcaGGACCACCCATCCTCTGTGTGTAGAGAGTAAATATATTAACTGTCATCAGCAAATCTTCACTGGTGATTCCAAATAAACCACAGAGAGCTGCTGTTTATCTCCTCACAACTTCATTAAACCTTTTGTTTGCATGATATTCTAATATTCTGTGATTTCAGATCATCATGACTATtgcagaaaacatttatttatgtatgatGGAATGAATTGTCCCAACTTAGCATGAAGACTTGGAGCAGGGGGAAACAGAGCCTGGTTCTGTCAGAATCAGGAACAAGTACTTCACCAACACCCCACCAGCAGCTCAAAAACTCACTGAGTGGCATGTTGAATCTGTTTTTTGATCAGCACCCAGAACAATACATGACCATGCTGGAGCTGAGTCTTGACCGAGACAAAAATCTTAACCTGTGCTCAATGACCACAAATGGGTTTGTGAAGATGTATTTCCTgcttgtcatgttttgttttttaaggagCACTCCACCTATTTGGCATTGCATATGTATGACCCCCCAAACAGATGCAACAGGCTAGGATACTGTCTTTATTCCACACATCCTACATTGTTAGAGGCTAATGCCcaaattacccacaattcaaccCAACCATCAATACTTGAGATGAGCATGTTATTAATGTAGCTTTGAGTTGCTAACCTTTAGCAAAGTTAAGCTACGGCCACTATATAGCAAATCTATCTATAAAGCTTAAAGGTTCCATGTAGGTCAAGTGTCTGATGTGAGAACACGTGAAGATATGGTGGAAGCTGATTGGCTGGTCGTTTAATTCTGCATAGAGCCAGCCAGACATTTCTCCTGCTGCCAGTCGTGATGCTGAACCAGGTCAACATGACTGCAGCTCTCTGGTTTACACAGACGTTAATCTTTTCCACTCACTAAAGAAGGTAAAGAAGAGAACttctcaaaatgtcaacattatGTTTACTCAGTGTGATTCAaccctttaattaaaaaaaaaaaaaaaagacaaaaaaaacaaaaacccacgATTCTCCACAAAAcagttttattaaataaaaagccCAAACATCATAACATCAGTCACTTAAATAAATTGGGTTAAGACAAAGTTATATAAACAGACTCTACATTACATATGTACATCAACCTATAGATACACCTCTGAGCTGATTAAAGTGTTCCATGTCTGTGTATAGTGCCTCTTGTTTAGTTTgctcatattaaaaaaaaaagtatatacaGTCCAATGTATTAAGTCATCTACAATATGTACAGTTTGTGTCATGCCATAAAATTCACATGGACTCAAGACCAGAACATCAGAATCACAAACACTTTCAGTTCATGTGTAAATGCAgtctttgatttgtttcttGAAAGCACCCGAGTGCTTCTCACAACTTCCCAGGTACCTTGATTAAACTGAAGCTTCTCTGTGGATTCAGAGATCAAACACAGATGATACCTCTACATTGTTCTAAGGGAACCCAGCCCCTGTTTAATTTTGTTCATAGCTGGTAAACTTGGTTGGCAGATTGTCCACAGGATAGACAGTAGGTCCTGTTTTCATAGTGGGGGGCCCATTTAAAAGAGTCCAGTGACACTTTGTGACCACTTCCACCAGGAAGATCTTCAACAGGACCTTAGCAAACTCCTTCCCCACACACATCCTGGAGCCCCCTCCAAACGGGATGTACTGAAACCTGGAGGAGTCGCTGGAGGGTTTGCTCATGAAGCGTTCTGGCTGGAAGTCTTCCTTGTTGGGAAAGATCTCTGCCACATCGTGGGTGTCACAGATGCTGTAGATGACGTTCCAGCCTTTGGGAATTTGGTAACCCTGAAGTGGTGAGGGGAAATAATCAGTGAGCAGACAGATATATACACAAGTTTACAGTTGTCACTGCAACTCATCTACAAATTTATGGAGTTCAGAGGGATCTTTGTCAACTTACGTTGAGCTCAAAGGTCTTGAGGGCCACTCTGAAGCCTCCTGGGACAGGAGGGTTGATCCTCAGAGTCTCTTTAATGACACAGCCTGTGTATTTCAACTGTTCCAAGGACTCGATGTTCAGACTCTGGAGGTCCATACCCTGCGCCTCCTGAAGACACATACAGATAGGCTTGTGAGCAGAGGCAGAGACTTTATGAACTTGTGTGTAGCTGAGCAGATTCATCCCACTGGATTCATGTTTTACACCAATTAGTGTTACTAACAAAGCTTCAACGTGGATTATCTCTGTGAGTGCTGTaccaaatatttaaaaaaaagagaacaccAATTATATTAATGTAATCTCATCTTCATCTGCAACTGAGCTCAAATACCAGGCTGGAATTAAATGGACACAAACATGTGTCAACGCTCACAACATGTGAATGAGTTGGAATTTGAGTTATAAGAGTTATAAAAGAAGCGTCCAACTATTGAGTACAGCCCTCATACCAACCCCATACTGTTCAattcaaaaaactttatttgttcCGGGTCAATTAAAGACTGtgttttaacacatgaagacaATCACAGCAGATATCACCAGGCCCCCTTTCTAAAAAGCTACACACTCCTCCAGTTTTGGGCCAGGTTCACTCTGCAAGGTCAAAAATGGTCTTTTCTTACACGATGAAGTATGATtgttaatttgatcaattttTCAAAAATTAACACATAAATTAGATGAATGCAGAGGTGCATCAgtctgttgtcatggtgactGATCAGCTAAACAAATGTCAGACAGCAATATTTAAAGGGTTGAAAAACAACTTCAAGACGCCACAGTTACACAGTATAAAGTACCTTGTCCATCAGTTCCTGCCTCAGTCTTTCGACAGCTTCAGGGTTGAGGCCCAGGAACATCAGCAGAGAGGTGGCTGTGCTGGCCGTGGTTTCATGGCCCCCGAACAGCAGCTCTGTAGCAGACTCTTTAATGGCCTGGAGACACAAATGTAGACGCACTATTAGTTTAGGCCCAAACGAAACCATGGCTTATAGGAAGGAAAGatgtgatgacatcatgtgACTACCTGCATGCTGAAGGGTTCCCCATTCTTTTTGCTGCTGTCtatgagctgctgcagagcgTCTCTGTGTTTCGATTCCTTGTCTGACTCTTGCACCTTCTTCTTGATGTTCTCCTCTATCTTTGAGTGGATGAAGTTTCTCGCCTTCAGACCCTGGAGGACAGTAAAATGGTAGGAGAAGGGAGGGACGTaagaagagcagaggagaaacacaaGGAAACAAGATGAATCAGACTGGACATATACATGATCCAGTTTATGAACATGCAGACACATTTTAATGCTACTTTGTTCTGACTTAAAGGACTACGCCAACATTTTGAAGGCTTTAGCACATTTACTGGCAGCCATGAGCTCACgtcattgtattattgtcaaaatcTGATTCAACACTGTAAATATAATGGAATTGTTTTACTGTTGATGTCAGTGTTCTATTAAATATGGTTGCCTATATGCTGCAACATGCAAAATCCCGTTCAACTCTGCATCAGTTTATGCAACTCTGTATTCATATCCAACAGTAATGCATCTAAACGTGTCtcattattttgcattttgagtcACATATTTCCGTCCTGAAACAGAAAGTGTTACGTTTTTCTCTCTTACCCTGTACAGTCCGCTGAAAGGCACATCGATGGGCAGCGAGAACAGATTCTTGATCATTTCTTCAAAAGCCTCCACGAGCTGCTGCTCGTCAGTCTTGATCTGCTCCGGCTCGAAGCCCAGGAGGATCCTCATGGCTATGCGGAACATCAGCCGCTTCATCTCCAGATAGACCAGCACGCAGGAGTCCTTAGCCAGCCACTCCTTCACTGCAGCCCGCACCTCCTCCTGGATGACGGGGATGTAGAGCTCCAGAGCCTCCCTGGAGAAGGCCCGCATGATGGCCTGGAGAAGGACAGGAGGTAGGTGAGATTTATGGAAACAAGGTGTATCATCTAGTATCATTTTCTATCCAATTATCCACTGGGGATAGAGCAGAGTAGAGTTGTCTCAGTGCACTGCACAAATGTCCTCATAATCTGCCTGGAATCAGCCCTTCAGGTGTCTCAGAGCAACTTAAACCACCTGCCAGAACATGAAGAGGTTTCTCCCTGTTTCAGTATAAATCTACTGATGATGCTTTActtgaaacaaagagagttttaACCTGCGTTACTGTGTAAACATGCAACAAAAAGTCTAGAAAATCCTATCCTTGAAAGTTGAGACAGGCTGAAGTCAACTAACTCATCTACTAacatgtttcactttctttaaagTCCAATGAACACAAATGGTGGTGACTGATTATCAGACATGGCAGTGACGACACTACTTATTAAATCAACTGTGGTAGTCGTTGTGCTCCTTGGTGTAAATTAAGCAAGctggagaaatgagacacaTGTGCTCCTCCTGTCCAGACCCGAGtcctcctgtcctgtcctgtccttaCCGGACTCCGCAGCAGAGTCCGTCCCGTAGGACGCTGTCACACCGCTCACCTTTTTCTTGGTCTTGTGTTGGGCTCCGTGCACATTGGACAGCGTGTCCGATCCCAGGATCGTGCGCACAGATGCGGGCCACTGAGCGGACACGAGCCGGTGCTCTCCCAGCAGGATCTGCCGGACATTATCCGCTCCGGTGACGCGCACCGTGGGGTTCCCGAAGAGGTGTGTGCGGTAGATGTAGCCGTACTTCTGGCGCTTCATCCGCAGGAACTTTCTCCtctgcacagtcacacacaaacagcaggagTTATCGGAGAGCTGGAGATTTGTGCCTTCACACATTATCATTACAAACCACTGTCTAGTCTGCCAACGTTAACATTAATCAATAGGTTGCTACAGATTATCTCAAAGTGTTAAAATCGACATTAACCATGTCAGAAGCGATCGGAGACACAGCGGACCGTCTGTGACCCTGTGAGCCTCACGGTCCCCCAGCACAACCACAAAGAACAGCAAAAACAACGTAACACATCATCCGTGTCCACGTGAGGACACCGGGCATCGCCAGGTGTTTCCGTGTGTCAGCTGACTGTCCGAGCGTTTACCTGGAGGATGAGCTGCAACGTCTCTCCGATGAAGGGTAAGCCCATGGACCCGGGGGGCAGCGGGCTGGGACAGCTCGGGTCTCTGCCTCGGATCATGTAAACCTCCCACAGCTTCAACGCCACCAGAAAAAGCAGGATGGGAAGCACGATAGTGCAGAGGAAGGTGGCCAGCAGTGTGCTCAGAGCCATGCTGCTGCGTGTTGTCTGAGAGGTGGTGCTGCTCAGGTGAAGCTCTGTCAGTGTCGGAGCCTCCTGGCTGCTCTTCCGCCACTTTTATAGGCTGCCAGGGCTGCGGGCAGCCGGTCACCTTCTCCTCCCTCAGATAAATTAGTTCACTCAAAGTTCATCTTTAATTGTGGGTGTCGCTCGGCCCCGCctccggcccggcccggcccggctcACTCGCCTCACCATTTGTTCACAGGCCGCATCTTTAATCCTGCCTCCTGTTGCACGCAGACAATCCGCGGCGTATTTCACTGAGAAAAGGTGAAGACTCCCTCCGAGACAATGGGAGCGCGTCCCAAGACGCCTTTGTTGGCAATAAGCCGACTAGTTTACACACTCATTAGCTCGGCTTAAATTCCGCTGCAGGATCAGGAGTCATGCCTGCAGGGCGGCCCGCATTGCACTCAGCAGCAGAAAGCTTTGAGCAGCACATTTCAGCTACTTCACAGGACGGAGGAGCTGAAGAATGTCTTAATCCCTCCGCCTGTGGCTTTACTGCTCCTTCACTAcagtctgcagtttgtctctgcagtctgcagtttgtctcTGCAGGCTTCAGTCTGTCTCTAcagtctgcagtttgtctctgcaggcttcagtctgtctctgcaggcttcagtttgtctctacagtctgcagtttgtctctgcaggcttcagtctgtctctgcaggCTTCAGTCTGTCTCTAcagtctgcagtttgtctctgcaggcttcagtctgtctctgcaggCTTCAGTTTGTCTCTACAGTCTGCAGTTTGTCCCTGCATGCTTCAGTCTGTCTCTACAGTCTGCAGTTTGTCCCTGCATGCTTCAGTCCGTCTCTACAGTCTGCAGTCTGTCTCTACAGTCTGCAGTCTGTCTCTACAGTCTGCAGTCTGTCTCTGCAGGCTtcagtctgtctctgcaggCTGCAGTCTGTCTCTGCAGGCTGAAGTTTGTCCCTGCATGCGtcagtctgtctctgcaggCTGCAGTCTGTCTCTGCAGGCTGAAGTTTGTCCCTGCATGCGtcagtctgtctctgcaggCTTCAGTCTGTCTCTAAAGTCTGCAGTTTGTCTCTGCAGGCTGCAGTCTGTCTCTGCAggcttcagtttgtctctgcagGCTGCAGTCTGTCTCTGCAGGCTTCAGTCCGTCTCTAcagtctgcagtttgtctctgcaggcttcagtttgtctctgcaggcttcagtctgtctctgcaggcttcagtctgtctctgcaggcttcagtttgtctctgcagGCTGCAGTTTGTCCCTGCAGGCTtcagtctgtctctgcaggcttcagtttgtctctgcaggcttcagtctgtctctgcaggcttcagtctgtctctgcaggcttcagtttgtctctgcaggctgcagtttgtctctgcaggcttcagtttgtctctgcagGCTGCAGTTTGTCCCTGCAGGCTTCAGTCTGCCTCTGCAGGCTTACATCTGATTGgatttgtacttgaatgtacGCTGCTATCATAATTTCTATCTCAGTAGGACACGGGCAGCTGACCGTGTTCAGGTCCAGCCTCTGATCCACAAGGAGACTTTAACCCTCCTCTcttataaaatgataaaatgatatCACTGACTGAGTTCAAACCTGGGTCAGCAGGGACACGAAGGATGtgcgcgcacacaaacacgcacgcaAGGTTATCCCCGGGCTACGCCGCCTGAAAAGTAAACAGAGCAGATTCGAGACAGAGCCGGGACACCAGAACCTAGTCAACAGAGTCCAGTCATCCTTactgtgcatttgttttttacGACTTGCAAAACGTCagaaagtgtctgtgtgtgtgcccgtgaactgtgtgcatgtgtgtgtgtgtgtgtgagagagtttgtgtgtgtgtgtgagagagcgagaaagagagagagagagagagggagagtgtgtgcttgtgtgtgtcagtgacagTGAGACAActtggctgctgctgctacaacaacacaTTACATGGATAGATGTGTGTGTTCTGGCTGACTGTGAGCACCCTGAGGTTCACCCCAGTGCGAGGGCACGGCAGCTATCACTGTTCCAGTCACACAACAGCCCGGACACATGATCTGATCTCCTAAAAG
Above is a genomic segment from Sparus aurata chromosome 20, fSpaAur1.1, whole genome shotgun sequence containing:
- the cyp26a1 gene encoding cytochrome P450 26A1 — protein: MALSTLLATFLCTIVLPILLFLVALKLWEVYMIRGRDPSCPSPLPPGSMGLPFIGETLQLILQRRKFLRMKRQKYGYIYRTHLFGNPTVRVTGADNVRQILLGEHRLVSAQWPASVRTILGSDTLSNVHGAQHKTKKKAIMRAFSREALELYIPVIQEEVRAAVKEWLAKDSCVLVYLEMKRLMFRIAMRILLGFEPEQIKTDEQQLVEAFEEMIKNLFSLPIDVPFSGLYRGLKARNFIHSKIEENIKKKVQESDKESKHRDALQQLIDSSKKNGEPFSMQAIKESATELLFGGHETTASTATSLLMFLGLNPEAVERLRQELMDKEAQGMDLQSLNIESLEQLKYTGCVIKETLRINPPVPGGFRVALKTFELNGYQIPKGWNVIYSICDTHDVAEIFPNKEDFQPERFMSKPSSDSSRFQYIPFGGGSRMCVGKEFAKVLLKIFLVEVVTKCHWTLLNGPPTMKTGPTVYPVDNLPTKFTSYEQN